The stretch of DNA GCGCTCAGCCGCTAGGGGGCAGGGCCCGCTGCTGGGAGATCCACTCCCGGGCTTCCTGCTCGGTCTCCACGAAGACGGTGCTCACGGTCGTGCGGCTCATGAGCACGTAGGCCCGGTTGAGCATGTTGAAGAGCGTTCGCATGGAGAAGCTGGCGCCGAAGAACACCATGGCCTTGTACGGCACGTGGGTGGGGGCATGGCCCAGCCGCTTGCGTGTCTCCGGCGACAAGCCCGTGCCCAGGCGGAGGTCCCCCAGCAGGTAGAGGAGGCCGTGGCGGGCATGGAGCTCCTCCACGAAGTCATGCATCCCCTGTTGATCCTTCGGCTCGATGTCGCCCCGGAAGACGAACCTCACGATGTCCGGTGCCTCGAACGCGATCGTATGCTGGCCGAATTGCCGTTCCATGAAGGGCTCCTTGCGCGTCACCGGGGGGCGGGCGCCGTGCCCAGGCGCTTGCGCAGGTAGAGGAAGCACGCGCGCAGGCCTTCCTTGAGGCTGCCGAGTGTCTGGACGTCCCGCAGGTCCACGCCAATCTGCACCAGCGTCTGGGCAATCATCGGGCTGATGCCCGTCACCACACAGTGGGCACCGAGCAGCCGCGCGGCCTTCACCATCTTGATGAAGTGGTTGGCCGTCATGGTGTCCACCACCTCCACGCCGGTGATGTCGATGATGACGCAGCGGGCCTTGTCCTGGACGATGCGGTGCAGCAGCCGCTCGGTCATCTCCACCGAGCGCTGCGTGTCCACCACGCCGACGATGGGCAGCGTGAGGATGTCCTCCCACAGCTCGATGATGGGGGTGGACAAGTCTTGGATGGCCATGCGCTGCTGCTCGATGGTGGTGAGCTTCTCCTCCAGCTCCCGGTTGCTGGCGGCCAGGCGCGCCAGGGTCTCGTCGTTCTCCTGGCGCGTGCTGGCCAGCTCGCGCGCGAAGATGTTGAGCGTCTCCTCCAGGACGGCGAACTCATCCTGCGTGTCGATGGGCAGCGTGGTGAACTGGGGCTCGAGGCGCCCCACGGCAATCATCGACAGCACGTCGATGATGCGGCCGATGCGCTCGGGGCTGATGGTGAGGGGCTTGTCCAGGGGGAGCAGCGGAGGGTGGGCCATCGGTGCGCTCAGGGAAGGGGCTTGGACGGAAGGGCAGGGGGCAGGCCGAGCATCTCGTCCGCCAGCCGTTGAATGGCCTCGCGCTCGGGGTTGTGGGCGGCCGGGCCGGCAATCTGGACGCCCAGCAGGCTGAGCCCCTCCTCGAGGCCCAGCGCCGTCTCCACGCCTTCGAGCTGGATGCCCATGCTCTGCAGCGTCAGGGCCACGTCGGCGCCCATGCCGG from Stigmatella aurantiaca encodes:
- a CDS encoding STAS/SEC14 domain-containing protein — translated: MERQFGQHTIAFEAPDIVRFVFRGDIEPKDQQGMHDFVEELHARHGLLYLLGDLRLGTGLSPETRKRLGHAPTHVPYKAMVFFGASFSMRTLFNMLNRAYVLMSRTTVSTVFVETEQEAREWISQQRALPPSG
- a CDS encoding STAS domain-containing protein, coding for MAHPPLLPLDKPLTISPERIGRIIDVLSMIAVGRLEPQFTTLPIDTQDEFAVLEETLNIFARELASTRQENDETLARLAASNRELEEKLTTIEQQRMAIQDLSTPIIELWEDILTLPIVGVVDTQRSVEMTERLLHRIVQDKARCVIIDITGVEVVDTMTANHFIKMVKAARLLGAHCVVTGISPMIAQTLVQIGVDLRDVQTLGSLKEGLRACFLYLRKRLGTAPAPR